In Setaria italica strain Yugu1 chromosome I, Setaria_italica_v2.0, whole genome shotgun sequence, the genomic window TACAAAGATCATGTTTGTGTGATGGTTTTAATTAGTGTCGGGAGGAGTGACGAAATTCTAATTATCAGCTTACTGTTTGTAGAATCTGAACATTTCTCAGCTACTGTTTAAGCACTTTCATGCAAAGTGTACGGCCATTGCTTTGTCTACCTCATATTCAATTTAATTACTTTAACGGTACCTTTGTTACTTGAAAATGATTATTAAATGTATATGATTTCATTTATTTCCAGTCTACCAGTACTGCCAGCTTTTGATGAGAAGTTAGTCCTATTGTTCATAGCACATTTATTGTCCACACAATTTTTCTGTCTATAGAGTATACAACAGATTAGATGCATTTCCTGGTCAAGTGGACTGGCAACGTGCATCCATGTATGCTGTTGAGCCTGAAAAAGAGAACATGTGTTCTTCATTTTAAAGGAATAATATTTTATTCGCCACTGCAAATGTCTCTAATCAGAAAAACGCCATCGCAAAAGAACTAATCCGAAATATATCAATATTACCCTCATCTTGTACATCCGGTCATTCTAGGCTTCTAGCTCTGCCTCTATTCTTGTGTAGTTATATCTATCCTCCTCAAAAGAACAGAGCAATACAATACTGCCCATCTCACTCTACTCCCATAAGAAGCACGGTGAACGAGACATGGTGAGCTCCCTCTCTGCTGTTGTGTCTCTCACCCTGGCGGTGACGCGACATGGTGCCGTGGGTTTCCAAGTCGTCGAGGAGCAAGAGCTAGCAGTTCATGGACAAGCTCACCATGGCTGCCGCACTGCCGGCATACTTCTCGGCCAGCACGTAGGTGCTTCATCTCCTTGCCCCATGCTTCCAAACTGTACAAGCAATCTGACATTGAGGCAACTAAAGGAACCCAACCAACTGGATCCGATGTCTTGGAATCAAATGAAACCTCTTGTTTGACTAAATCCATAAAAGGCAACCAAAAGAAACCAAAAGGTCAAGTGCCACAAAATCAATTCAAGTCAGAAATTGAAGATGACGGGAGAAAAAAAGGCAAACgaatgaaggaagaagaaaggagtaAAAGGGACTTTACAAGCTTCTGTCGCAGCTTGTTTGCACCATGGATTGCATATTTCGGATTAGGTCCTTTGTGATGGTATTTCTTGAATTGGAGAGATTTGAAATGGCAAATTAAGAATTGTCCATTTTAAAACTAGTGTGCAAGCCATGGGCCATCCTTGATGTAGCTTGAACACATCCGTAAAAGCCTTTGAAAAATTggggaaaaaatatttttagcaTTGGCTCTAACATCATTGAATTCAATAGTATTTGTTTAGCTCATCGCACTATTACTTTTGCACTGAAGAAAACAGATTCCTCAACCGAGCATGTCTGcgtgaatgtttttttttctttttaattgtAATCCGAAACATCATTTGGGGCATAAACTAGTTGAAGGGCTATTTGTATCAAGGTGTTACCTTCCATAAGGTACAGTGATAGTGATTAAGGGCATTAGAGCTTTTTCCTGACGATGTCATCTAATTTCGCACATTGCAGGATGCTGCAAGGCTACATTTCTATTTTCGTAATTCATTTGCTCACAGCGGATCTTCTTCTGCATCGTGCTAGCATTTCAAATGAAGCAACTTCATATTCTTGTGACCTCTGAAGATGTGGAGAAACTGAGCCTTTCCAACTACTGCATTATCTGACTGCCTGCTCTCGTAATGATAAGGAAGGAGAAAGCAATATACAGCGATAGGAGAGCAGGGAACTAACCTGAGTTTGTTTCTTTGGCGGAACCGTTCCCCTCCCGGCGCTTAGCCGAGGTCGCATCGCCTCTGCTCCGCGCCCCGCCGAGGCCCATCTCCCGGAGAAGCTGCTCCTCAATGTCGGTGGAGTATGTCTTCCCCTCGCCAAACCCCATCGGCTTGGGCCGCGTCGCCAGGAACTCCTCCTCGTCTACCGCCATCTCtatctcctcctcgtcgtcgtcgtcgtagtcTCCGTCCTCCGCCTCCGTCTCCTCCTCGTCGTTGTCATCGGAGGTGGGGGCAGCCACGGgctcgcggtggcggcgcccgtATTTCCTCAGGCGCGGGAACGCGAAGGGGAGATGGGAGCAGCGGAGCCTTGAAGACGGCGGAGGCCGCGAGAACGcggccgacgacgccggcgctgccgctgctccgGTGGCGCACACCGTTGGCGGTAGGAGCAGGAGTGGCATTTcgctgttctttttttttctctctctcttttcgcTTGGCCAGGCTGACCAGCGTCAGTCACTTATCTTCGTCGTACCGTCACGGCAGAGCGAATCTCAGCCGTCCGATGCTTATCACAATCGAACCAAGCACTGGGAGTTGGGCTGGGTCGGGCTTTCGTGACACGGCCCATTTACGCTTCGTGCAAACGGCCCATTTACGCAAAACGCACATTAATGCTGAGCTGCCATGGCAAGTGGCCAGCTAGCGAGAACGGCGAAGGAGGCATATGCATGTTGGATTTTGGCATTTCGCAATCGGTGCTTCAGTTCTAGCTAGCGCGTTGGTTGCATATATTTCTGTTCTAGTGTGTAGGTCCAAATCATCACTTCCAGATTAAGTTTGCTCATTCCAGGTTAACATGTTGAGGTTATTTTGTGAACCGAAAATTATGTAATGGCAACTGGGTAATATGCATGAGAGAATGAGAATTGGTACGCCACATGAGCAAGAATGTCAGCCCAAAAAGTTGCTCCTTGAACATGTTCATTTAGCCAAAAGTTCCCCCTCTTCAATCCTTCCTCACCTCGCCGCCATGGAAGCTAGGATCGAGGGGACGTTCCCGTTTCTCACCCAATTTGGTTCAAGATCCACCATCATCCACCTAAACCCTAGTTCCTCTTCCTCAATTGCAGCTCTCCTTTCCAAGACTCACCGCCCTGATCCCACTCTCTGACCCGCGCCGCGTGTCCGCAACGAATGCTGCGTGGAGAGGATGGggccctcccgcccgccgccgccgctgccggcggcggcatccgcAGCCGCGATCGAGGTGGTGCTCAGCGATGACAACCTCCAGCTCtagatcctcctccgcctcagCTTCCCCACCTACCTCATTCGTGCCGTCGTCGTCTCCAAGTGCTGGCTCCATCACGCCTCCGACCCCaccttcctccgccgcttcaTCGATCTCAACCCGCCCCGCCTCCTCGGATTCTACCTTACCAGCTTGTCCCACCACCAGAGGCGGTTGGCCGACGTCATTCCAATGCTGCCTCAGCCTCCAAAGCTCACCTCCATCACTAcgccagaaacgatttgtgctggcacCTTGATTTTTGAGTGTTGGCGTGCCTGAATGCCACCCGCCAACACAAAAGGTGTAGTGGCCAGCCCACTCGTCAGCACAAATGCATTTGTATTGGCGGGTGCTTATGTCACCCGTCGGCAAAATGCATTTCAATTTATATTGATGAGGAGGGCTAAAAGTTTCTAAGTAGCCAAAAACTTAATCGTACATATCCcaatatatttttaacatgTATTAGACTAAATATATGCAATTGTGTAGGAGTTTCAAAATTTCTAGAAGTGATTTGCAATTTTCTAATGATTTAAACGATTATAACCACGTTTATTGAAATTAATTGATATTTGAACTAATGTTTTTACAAATAAGATTAAAAAATTGCATAAAAATGACAATAAGGAAATATGTTCCATTTTAGCTCTAATCATGAAAGTACATGTGAAATTTCACAAGTTTGTTAATGTATTTATCACTTCTATTACAACTTTAGGtgaaaaaaattctaataatatgaaaatatgatccgaaaattatataaattggCAGGGAGTCATTTTGTGAGTCTACAAAAATTAGACTCTACGTTATTCACAAATGTATACTTCACTAACAATGTTTCATAGAACTTAAGTCACACTTTAAGCTTGTCAACTAACTTAAAAAACAAATATCATATATATCCTAATATAATTTTACATGTataatactatatatatattctgTTGTAGAAAATTCAATAACTTTTAAACTAAGTTaattatataaaaatttatatatatatatatatatatatatatatatatatatatatagatagatagatagatagatagatagatagatttgTCCTGGCGGACGATAATGTCACATCCATCAGCACAGACACATCGCCCGCCAGCACTAAGCGGGAGCCAACATGTGGCACGTTCGAGCAGAGCCACCTCTCCAAAAATCTTCCAGCTCCCGCTCATTTTATCTCTTT contains:
- the LOC101782043 gene encoding uncharacterized protein LOC101782043, encoding MPLLLLPPTVCATGAAAAPASSAAFSRPPPSSRLRCSHLPFAFPRLRKYGRRHREPVAAPTSDDNDEEETEAEDGDYDDDDEEEIEMAVDEEEFLATRPKPMGFGEGKTYSTDIEEQLLREMGLGGARSRGDATSAKRREGNGSAKETNSDLNDKGVQVRVWNLPKKKNIHKDLKQAFKGFPGLLSIDPAVSANKKTRDPICKGFAYLKLESADAATRFVEIYSRKPVPFGKVEKPISCCIVDGNSSVEPSNKASNATQPRSKLQNLVAAS